In Alkalihalobacillus sp. TS-13, the following are encoded in one genomic region:
- a CDS encoding YusG family protein, which translates to MDQDIRKTDITNKVYGKMDQGSMSLYLNKDKIGKITFTNQGNLYEMGEGFEFDSDKIYRHDSNPPAQNQQLVDDCEFGWC; encoded by the coding sequence ATGGACCAGGATATTCGTAAAACAGATATTACGAATAAGGTATATGGCAAGATGGACCAAGGTTCTATGTCTCTGTACTTGAACAAAGATAAGATAGGTAAAATCACCTTCACTAATCAGGGTAATCTGTATGAGATGGGGGAAGGTTTTGAGTTTGATTCGGACAAGATCTATCGTCATGATTCAAACCCGCCTGCTCAAAATCAACAGCTTGTAGATGATTGTGAATTTGGTTGGTGCTAA